The Yersinia intermedia genome window below encodes:
- the murA gene encoding UDP-N-acetylglucosamine 1-carboxyvinyltransferase yields MDKFRVQGRTRLSGEVTISGAKNAALPIMFAALLAEDPVELQNVPKLKDIDTTIKLLSQLGTKIERDNSGSVFVDASGVNEFCAPYDLVKTMRASIWALGPLVARFGKGQVSLPGGCAIGARPVDLHISGLEQLGAEIKLEEGYVKASVDGRLKGAHIVMDKVSVGATVTIMSAATLAEGTTVIENAAREPEIVDTANFLNTLGAKISGAGTDRITIEGVARLGGGVYRVLPDRIETGTFLVAAAISGGKVVCRQTRPDTLDAVLAKLREAGADIEIGDDWISLDMHGKRPKAVTLRTAPHPGFPTDMQAQFSLLNLVAEGTGVITETIFENRFMHVPELIRMGAHAEIESNTVICYGVEQLSGAQVMATDLRASASLVLAGCIADGVTIVDRIYHIDRGYERIEDKLRALGAKIERIKGE; encoded by the coding sequence ATGGATAAATTTCGAGTGCAGGGGCGGACTCGCCTAAGCGGTGAAGTCACTATTTCCGGTGCGAAAAACGCCGCATTGCCAATAATGTTTGCCGCGTTGCTGGCTGAAGACCCGGTAGAGTTGCAAAATGTCCCAAAGCTAAAAGACATTGATACCACTATTAAGCTGCTCAGCCAATTAGGCACAAAAATTGAACGTGATAACTCTGGTTCAGTTTTTGTTGATGCCAGCGGTGTGAATGAGTTTTGTGCCCCTTATGATTTAGTCAAAACCATGCGTGCCTCTATTTGGGCGCTGGGGCCGCTGGTTGCCCGTTTTGGCAAAGGCCAGGTCTCTTTACCCGGCGGTTGCGCTATCGGCGCGCGGCCGGTTGATTTGCATATTTCCGGTTTGGAACAACTGGGTGCTGAAATCAAGCTGGAAGAGGGCTATGTTAAAGCCTCCGTCGATGGTCGTCTGAAAGGCGCGCATATCGTAATGGATAAAGTTAGCGTTGGCGCGACTGTTACCATTATGAGTGCTGCCACATTGGCTGAAGGCACCACCGTGATTGAAAATGCGGCCCGTGAGCCGGAAATTGTCGATACGGCTAATTTCCTCAATACGCTGGGTGCGAAAATCAGTGGCGCAGGTACTGACAGGATTACCATTGAGGGCGTTGCTCGCCTGGGTGGTGGTGTTTATCGTGTGCTGCCTGACCGCATTGAAACCGGTACCTTCCTGGTTGCAGCGGCTATCTCTGGCGGTAAGGTTGTCTGCCGTCAAACTCGCCCTGATACGCTGGATGCGGTATTGGCTAAGCTGCGTGAAGCGGGTGCTGATATTGAAATAGGTGACGACTGGATAAGCCTTGATATGCACGGGAAGCGCCCAAAGGCGGTTACGTTGCGCACCGCACCGCACCCTGGTTTCCCAACAGATATGCAAGCTCAATTCAGCTTATTGAATTTGGTGGCTGAAGGGACAGGTGTTATCACCGAGACTATTTTTGAGAACCGCTTCATGCATGTGCCTGAGCTTATCCGTATGGGCGCACATGCAGAAATCGAGAGCAATACCGTGATTTGTTATGGTGTTGAGCAACTGTCAGGTGCTCAGGTGATGGCCACTGATTTGCGTGCTTCAGCCAGTTTGGTATTAGCGGGCTGTATTGCTGACGGGGTAACTATTGTTGATCGTATTTATCATATCGACCGTGGCTACGAACGTATTGAAGATAAACTGCGTGCACTGGGTGCCAAGATTGAGCGTATAAAAGGCGAGTAA
- the mlaE gene encoding lipid asymmetry maintenance ABC transporter permease subunit MlaE — MLVQALASLGRRGINVCASFGRAGLMLFNALVGRPEPRKQWPLLVKQLYSVGVQSLLIIVVSGLFIGMVLGLQGFLILTTYSAEASLGMMVSLSLLRELGPVVTALLFAGRAGSALTAEIGLMKATEQISSLEMMAIDPLRRVVAPRFWAGLISMPLLTAIFVAVGIWGGSVVGVDWKGIDGGFFWSAMQNAVEWRTDLLNCLIKSLVFAITVTWIALFNGYDAVPTSEGISRATTRTVVHSSLAVLGLDFVLTALMFGN, encoded by the coding sequence ATGTTAGTACAGGCGTTAGCGTCTTTGGGTCGCCGGGGCATTAATGTCTGCGCATCCTTTGGTCGCGCAGGTTTAATGTTATTCAATGCCCTTGTCGGGCGGCCTGAGCCGCGAAAGCAATGGCCATTATTGGTTAAACAGCTCTATAGCGTCGGTGTGCAATCGCTACTGATTATCGTGGTTTCCGGTCTGTTTATCGGCATGGTTCTGGGGTTACAGGGTTTTTTGATCCTCACAACATACAGTGCTGAAGCCAGCCTTGGGATGATGGTGTCGTTATCACTGTTACGTGAATTGGGGCCCGTGGTGACCGCTCTGTTGTTCGCTGGTCGCGCCGGTTCAGCTCTGACTGCTGAGATTGGCTTAATGAAAGCGACTGAGCAGATCTCCAGTTTGGAAATGATGGCAATCGACCCTCTACGTCGAGTGGTGGCCCCCCGGTTCTGGGCAGGTCTTATCAGTATGCCATTATTAACCGCTATTTTTGTCGCCGTGGGTATCTGGGGTGGCTCTGTGGTTGGTGTTGATTGGAAAGGGATCGATGGTGGTTTCTTCTGGTCCGCGATGCAAAATGCTGTTGAGTGGCGTACCGATTTACTGAATTGCCTAATTAAGAGTCTGGTATTTGCTATTACTGTGACCTGGATTGCGCTGTTCAATGGTTATGATGCGGTCCCAACGTCTGAAGGGATTAGCCGGGCAACGACCCGTACCGTAGTGCATTCATCGCTGGCGGTATTGGGATTGGATTTTGTGCTGACAGCACTGATGTTTGGGAATTGA
- the rpsI gene encoding 30S ribosomal protein S9 yields the protein MAENQYYGTGRRKSSAARVFLKPGSGKIVINQRSLEVYFGRETARMVVNQPLELVDMVTKFDMYITVKGGGISGQAGAIRHGITRALMEYDESLRGELRKAGFVTRDAREVERKKVGLRKARRRPQFSKR from the coding sequence ATGGCTGAAAATCAATACTACGGCACTGGTCGCCGCAAAAGTTCTGCTGCACGCGTTTTTCTTAAGCCGGGTAGCGGTAAAATCGTTATTAACCAACGTAGCCTTGAAGTTTACTTCGGTCGTGAAACTGCCCGCATGGTAGTTAATCAACCGTTGGAACTGGTAGACATGGTTACCAAGTTTGACATGTACATCACTGTTAAAGGTGGTGGTATTTCAGGTCAGGCTGGCGCTATCCGTCACGGTATCACCCGTGCACTGATGGAATATGACGAGTCTCTTCGTGGTGAACTGCGTAAAGCTGGCTTCGTAACGCGTGATGCGCGTGAAGTTGAGCGTAAGAAAGTGGGTCTGCGTAAAGCACGTCGTCGTCCACAGTTCTCCAAACGTTAA
- the sspB gene encoding ClpXP protease specificity-enhancing factor, with product MEMSDMSPRRPYLLRAFYEWLIDNQLTPHLVVDVTRPGVSVPMEFARDGQIVLNVAPRAVGNLELGNDEVSFNARFGGVPRQVTVPMAAVMAIYARENGSGTMFEPEEAYDSDVDGNFEAFEEEGSETASAENLTLVTGDTLVSQDDSHSPDDEPPKPPRSGGRPALRVVK from the coding sequence ATGGAGATGTCGGATATGTCTCCGCGCCGTCCCTATCTGTTGCGCGCATTTTACGAGTGGTTGATTGATAATCAACTGACTCCGCATCTGGTTGTGGATGTCACCCGGCCGGGTGTTTCAGTGCCGATGGAATTTGCTCGTGATGGGCAAATTGTATTGAATGTAGCACCACGTGCCGTGGGTAATTTGGAATTGGGTAACGACGAGGTAAGTTTCAATGCCCGTTTTGGTGGCGTTCCTCGTCAAGTTACCGTGCCGATGGCTGCAGTAATGGCTATCTATGCGCGTGAAAACGGTTCTGGCACTATGTTTGAGCCTGAAGAGGCTTACGATTCTGATGTCGATGGTAATTTTGAGGCTTTCGAAGAGGAAGGCAGCGAGACGGCATCGGCTGAGAACCTGACATTAGTCACGGGTGATACTCTGGTGTCACAAGACGACAGTCATTCACCAGATGATGAGCCACCAAAACCGCCACGTAGCGGTGGTCGCCCAGCATTGCGGGTTGTTAAGTAA
- the sspA gene encoding stringent starvation protein SspA encodes MAVAANKRSVMTLFSGPTDIFSHQVRIVLAEKGVSVEIEQVEAGNLPQDLIDLNPYQTVPTLVDRELTLYESRIIMEYLDERFPHPPLMPVYPVARGSSRLMMNRIEKDWYSLMHKIEQGNAQEAEAARRQLREALLSIAPVFNEMPFFMSEEFSLVDCYLAPLLWRLPVLGIELIGAGSKELKGYMTRVFERDAFLASLTEAEREMHLKTRG; translated from the coding sequence ATGGCTGTCGCTGCCAACAAACGTTCGGTAATGACGCTGTTTTCCGGCCCGACCGACATTTTTAGCCATCAAGTACGTATCGTACTGGCGGAGAAAGGTGTCAGTGTTGAGATTGAGCAGGTTGAAGCTGGCAATCTGCCGCAGGACCTGATTGACCTCAATCCCTACCAGACCGTCCCTACTTTGGTTGATCGCGAGCTAACACTGTATGAATCCCGCATTATCATGGAGTATTTGGATGAGCGTTTCCCTCACCCTCCGTTGATGCCGGTATACCCTGTTGCTCGTGGTAGCAGTCGTTTGATGATGAATCGCATCGAGAAAGACTGGTATTCCCTGATGCATAAGATCGAACAAGGCAATGCACAGGAAGCTGAAGCAGCCCGCAGACAGCTACGTGAAGCTCTGTTGTCTATCGCGCCGGTATTTAATGAAATGCCTTTCTTTATGAGCGAAGAATTCAGTTTGGTCGATTGCTATTTAGCTCCGCTATTGTGGCGTTTGCCAGTATTAGGCATTGAGTTAATCGGTGCTGGCTCTAAAGAGTTGAAAGGTTATATGACTCGTGTGTTTGAGCGTGATGCATTCCTGGCTTCTCTGACTGAAGCTGAACGTGAAATGCACCTGAAAACCCGAGGTTAA
- the zapE gene encoding cell division protein ZapE, with protein MQPTTPTALYQQALAAGDYQPDEVQRRAVARLDTLYQELNQRQSARPVNTSLRGRLNRLIGRAAPRASIRPAQGLYMWGGVGRGKTWLMDLFFHSLPGERKLRLHFHRFMLRVHQELTELQGHENPLEIIADGFKTQTDVLCFDEFFVSDITDAMLLATLLEALFARGITLVATSNIPPDNLYHNGLQRARFLPAIELIKQYCDVMNVDAGIDYRLRTLTQANLYLTPLNPQTEQAMDDIFIKLAGKEGERAPILEVNHRPLPAICSAQGVLAVDFHTLCEEARSQLDYIALSKLYHTVLLHNVHRMETRDENTARRFLALVDEFYERRVKLIIAAEVSMFDIYCGERLKFEYQRCLSRLQEMQSEEYLSLPHLP; from the coding sequence ATGCAACCAACTACACCTACAGCACTTTACCAGCAGGCACTCGCTGCTGGCGACTATCAACCGGATGAGGTACAACGGCGTGCAGTAGCACGGCTGGACACACTTTATCAGGAACTAAACCAACGTCAGAGCGCACGGCCTGTGAACACCAGTCTGCGTGGGCGATTGAACCGTTTGATTGGCCGTGCAGCACCACGGGCCTCGATTCGCCCAGCCCAGGGGCTATATATGTGGGGCGGTGTTGGGCGGGGTAAAACCTGGCTGATGGATCTGTTTTTCCACAGTTTGCCGGGCGAGCGCAAGCTTCGGCTGCACTTTCATCGTTTTATGTTGCGGGTACACCAAGAACTGACCGAGTTGCAAGGCCATGAAAATCCATTGGAAATTATTGCCGACGGTTTCAAAACACAGACTGATGTGCTGTGTTTTGATGAGTTCTTTGTCTCGGATATTACTGATGCCATGTTACTGGCGACATTGCTGGAGGCACTCTTTGCCAGAGGTATCACGCTGGTTGCCACCTCCAATATTCCGCCGGATAATTTGTATCATAATGGGTTACAGCGTGCCCGTTTCTTGCCAGCCATTGAATTGATTAAACAGTATTGCGATGTGATGAACGTCGATGCCGGCATTGACTATCGCTTGCGTACCCTGACTCAGGCAAATCTTTACCTGACGCCATTGAATCCACAAACTGAACAGGCGATGGACGATATTTTTATCAAACTGGCCGGTAAAGAGGGGGAGCGGGCGCCAATACTGGAAGTCAACCATCGGCCATTGCCTGCTATTTGCTCAGCCCAAGGCGTTTTGGCGGTGGATTTCCATACATTATGTGAAGAAGCCCGCAGCCAGTTGGATTACATTGCTCTGTCCAAGCTCTATCACACGGTGTTACTGCACAACGTCCACCGTATGGAGACGCGCGATGAGAATACTGCCAGGCGTTTTCTGGCACTGGTGGATGAATTTTATGAACGGCGGGTAAAATTGATTATTGCGGCAGAAGTATCAATGTTTGATATTTATTGCGGCGAGCGCCTTAAATTTGAGTATCAACGCTGTTTATCGCGGTTACAAGAGATGCAAAGTGAAGAGTATCTCTCTTTACCGCATCTGCCATAG
- the degS gene encoding outer membrane-stress sensor serine endopeptidase DegS: MFLKLLRSIILGLIVAGLLLVAMPMLRSPGHFFSGKSDSISEEVPASYNQAVRRAAPAVVNVYNRSLSSTQDGLAIRTLGSGVIMSDKGYILTNKHVINNAEQIIVALQNGRISEALLVGSDGLTDLAVLKIDAVNLPVIPININRAPHIGDVVLAIGNPYNLGQTVTQGIISATGRIGLSDSGRQNFLQTDASINQGNSGGALVNTLGELMGINTLSFDKSSNGETPEGIGFAIPTALATKVMEKLIRDGRVIRGYIGVTGEEYPPFNASGNSTDRVHGIKVNDISARGPAVDAGLQIGDIILSVNNKPAASVIETMDQVAEIRPGTTIPILFLRNGQQMTAQITISELDQNAVLGHQATSQP, translated from the coding sequence ATGTTTCTTAAGCTATTGCGTTCTATTATTTTGGGGCTAATTGTTGCCGGTCTATTGCTGGTCGCAATGCCTATGCTCCGTAGCCCAGGCCATTTCTTTTCCGGCAAGAGCGATAGCATAAGTGAAGAAGTTCCCGCCAGTTATAACCAGGCAGTGCGCAGAGCCGCTCCTGCGGTGGTTAATGTGTATAACCGTAGCCTAAGCTCTACCCAAGATGGGCTAGCTATTCGCACATTGGGTTCTGGCGTTATCATGAGTGATAAGGGATATATCCTGACCAACAAGCACGTTATCAATAATGCTGAACAGATCATTGTGGCGCTACAAAATGGCCGTATATCTGAGGCGTTGCTGGTTGGCTCCGATGGCTTAACTGATTTAGCAGTACTCAAAATTGATGCCGTAAACCTACCCGTGATCCCAATTAATATTAATCGTGCACCCCATATCGGTGATGTAGTGCTGGCAATTGGTAATCCTTATAACCTTGGTCAGACCGTCACCCAAGGGATTATCAGCGCCACTGGGCGTATTGGTTTAAGTGATTCTGGGCGGCAAAACTTCCTTCAAACCGATGCCTCAATCAATCAGGGCAATTCTGGCGGTGCGCTGGTAAATACCTTGGGCGAGCTGATGGGGATTAACACCCTGTCCTTCGATAAGAGCAGTAATGGCGAGACACCGGAAGGAATTGGTTTTGCAATTCCGACAGCGCTCGCGACCAAAGTGATGGAAAAACTTATCCGTGATGGGCGAGTGATACGCGGCTATATCGGAGTTACCGGTGAAGAATATCCCCCCTTCAATGCCAGCGGTAATAGTACGGATCGAGTACATGGGATTAAGGTTAATGACATATCAGCCCGTGGCCCGGCGGTAGATGCCGGTCTGCAAATTGGCGATATCATTCTTAGTGTTAATAATAAACCTGCGGCATCCGTCATCGAAACTATGGATCAGGTAGCAGAAATCCGCCCTGGGACCACCATCCCCATCTTATTTTTACGTAACGGTCAGCAAATGACGGCACAAATCACCATCAGCGAGCTAGATCAAAATGCCGTGTTAGGCCATCAGGCAACATCGCAACCGTAA
- the mlaC gene encoding phospholipid-binding protein MlaC yields the protein MFKRLLMVALLVVAPLANAVDQTNPYRMMDEAAQRTFTRLKNEQPKIKQNPDYLRTIVREELLPFVQIKYAGALVLGSYYKAATPAQREAYFNAFSQYLEQAYGQALALYHGQTYDVAPDQPLGDANIIAIRVTILDPNGRPPVRLDFQWRKNSQTGNWQAYDMIAEGVSMISTKQNEWASILRQQGVDGLTKQLLIAAKQPITLDKK from the coding sequence ATGTTTAAACGTTTACTTATGGTTGCGTTGCTGGTGGTAGCCCCACTGGCGAATGCTGTCGATCAAACAAACCCATATCGGATGATGGATGAAGCTGCGCAAAGAACATTTACACGCTTAAAAAACGAACAGCCTAAGATCAAACAGAACCCGGACTACCTGCGCACCATCGTACGCGAAGAATTGTTGCCATTTGTCCAAATCAAATATGCCGGTGCGTTGGTTCTGGGCAGCTATTATAAAGCGGCAACCCCTGCGCAACGCGAAGCGTACTTCAATGCTTTCAGTCAATATCTGGAACAAGCATACGGTCAGGCATTGGCACTGTACCACGGCCAAACTTACGATGTAGCACCAGACCAACCGCTGGGTGATGCCAATATTATTGCTATCCGCGTGACCATCCTTGATCCAAACGGCCGCCCACCGGTGCGTTTAGACTTCCAATGGCGTAAAAATAGCCAAACCGGTAACTGGCAGGCGTATGACATGATAGCCGAAGGGGTGAGCATGATTAGCACCAAGCAAAATGAGTGGGCTTCTATCCTGCGTCAGCAAGGGGTTGATGGCCTGACTAAGCAGTTGTTGATCGCCGCGAAACAGCCTATTACGTTAGATAAAAAATAA
- the ibaG gene encoding BolA family iron metabolism protein IbaG: MDTNEIKDVLMQALALQEAHVTGDGSHFQVIAVGELFADMSRVKKQQAVYAPLMEYIADNRIHALSIKAYTPQEWQRDRKLNGF, from the coding sequence ATGGATACTAACGAAATTAAAGACGTGCTGATGCAAGCATTAGCATTACAAGAAGCGCATGTTACCGGTGATGGTAGCCACTTTCAGGTGATTGCTGTCGGTGAGTTATTTGCCGATATGAGCCGGGTGAAAAAACAGCAGGCTGTGTATGCGCCGTTGATGGAATATATCGCTGATAACCGTATTCATGCTTTATCGATTAAGGCTTATACGCCACAAGAGTGGCAACGGGATCGCAAACTAAACGGCTTTTAA
- the mlaB gene encoding lipid asymmetry maintenance protein MlaB, whose protein sequence is MADKLSWHSEHETLVLQGELDRETLLPLWQQREALLAGKTRIDVSQLQRVDSSGLALLVHFRELHFLHEPQSKPGVSLMITGVSDRLSTLIELYNLQQIIPVEMAR, encoded by the coding sequence ATGGCAGATAAACTAAGCTGGCACTCTGAGCACGAAACGCTGGTACTGCAAGGTGAACTGGATCGTGAAACGCTGCTACCACTTTGGCAGCAGCGTGAGGCGTTGTTGGCGGGTAAGACGCGTATTGATGTCAGCCAATTACAGCGTGTTGATTCATCAGGCTTGGCATTGCTGGTGCACTTTCGTGAATTGCATTTTCTTCATGAACCTCAAAGCAAGCCAGGTGTCTCACTAATGATTACCGGTGTCAGTGACCGGCTATCTACACTGATTGAGCTGTACAACCTTCAGCAGATAATTCCAGTGGAAATGGCTCGTTAG
- the zapG gene encoding Z-ring associated protein ZapG, translated as MTWEYALIGLVVGIVIGAVAMRFGNRKLRQQQVLQNELEKSKTDLEEYRQELVGHFARSAELLDNMARDYRQLYQHMAKSSNNLLPDLPLQDNPFRYRLTESEADNDQAPVKMPPRDYSEGASGLLRPEHQTRD; from the coding sequence ATGACCTGGGAGTATGCGCTTATTGGGTTGGTTGTTGGTATCGTGATTGGCGCGGTAGCTATGCGCTTTGGCAACCGCAAATTGCGTCAGCAGCAAGTGCTGCAAAATGAGCTGGAGAAGAGCAAAACAGACTTGGAAGAGTACCGTCAGGAACTGGTTGGGCATTTCGCCCGCAGTGCTGAGTTGTTGGATAATATGGCTCGCGACTATCGCCAGCTTTATCAGCATATGGCGAAAAGCTCCAATAATTTATTACCGGACTTGCCACTGCAAGATAACCCGTTCCGCTACCGTCTGACTGAATCTGAAGCCGATAACGATCAGGCACCGGTTAAAATGCCACCTCGGGATTACTCTGAAGGCGCATCGGGGTTATTACGCCCGGAGCATCAGACCCGCGATTAA
- the mlaD gene encoding outer membrane lipid asymmetry maintenance protein MlaD has translation MQTKKSEVWVGLFILIAILAVVFLCLKVADIKSVGNQPTYRIYATFDNVGGLKTNSPVKIGGVVVGRVADITLDTKNYSPRVAIDIQQRYNHIPDTSSLAVRTSGLLGEQFLALNVGFEDPDMGTSILKDGGIIQDTKSALVLEDLIGQFLYKSGGDGNADAPATGPAAPTAAAPTPVENGSLPATQHP, from the coding sequence ATGCAAACGAAGAAAAGTGAAGTCTGGGTAGGTTTGTTTATACTGATTGCTATTCTGGCAGTCGTATTCCTCTGCCTGAAGGTTGCGGATATCAAATCAGTAGGCAACCAGCCGACTTATCGAATTTACGCAACGTTTGACAATGTTGGCGGTCTGAAAACCAATTCGCCAGTCAAAATTGGCGGTGTTGTGGTCGGCAGGGTAGCTGATATCACACTGGATACCAAAAACTACAGCCCGCGTGTGGCGATAGACATTCAACAACGTTATAACCATATCCCGGATACCAGCTCTTTGGCGGTACGTACTTCTGGTTTGTTGGGTGAACAGTTCCTGGCGCTAAATGTCGGTTTTGAAGACCCAGATATGGGCACCAGTATTTTGAAAGATGGCGGTATAATTCAAGACACCAAATCTGCACTGGTTTTGGAAGATCTTATCGGCCAGTTCTTGTACAAGAGTGGCGGTGATGGTAATGCTGATGCACCAGCAACTGGGCCAGCAGCGCCAACGGCTGCGGCACCCACTCCGGTAGAAAATGGCAGCTTACCTGCAACTCAACATCCTTAA
- the degQ gene encoding serine endoprotease DegQ, whose protein sequence is MKKKSLLLSALALSVGLGLASVPMVNAAALPAAVAGQAVPSLAPMLEKVLPAVVSVHVSGTQVQQQRLPEEFKFFFGPNAPTGKESNRPFEGLGSGVIINAEKGYVLTNNHVINNADKIRVQLNDGREYDAKLLGRDEQTDIALLQLTDAKNLTAIKMADSDNLRVGDFAVAVGNPFGLGQTATSGIISALGRSGLNLEGLENFIQTDASINRGNSGGALVNLNGELIGINTAILAPGGGNIGIGFAIPSNMAQSLSQQLIEFGEVKRGLLGIRGSEMTADMAKAFNIDAQRGAFVSEVLPKSAAAKAGIKAGDVLVSVEGKPISSFAELRAKVGTTGPGKAIKVGLLRDGKPLEVTVTLENSSPTSTSAETLSASLQGASLSNGEIKGGSKGIKVESVTKGSPAAQSGLQKDDVIIAVNRVRVQDITQLRKALDAKPAVIALNIVRGEENIYLLIR, encoded by the coding sequence ATGAAGAAAAAGTCATTACTTCTTAGTGCGCTGGCATTGAGTGTCGGCTTAGGTCTCGCGTCTGTTCCAATGGTGAACGCAGCAGCTCTCCCAGCGGCAGTAGCCGGGCAGGCAGTCCCTAGCCTGGCACCGATGCTGGAAAAAGTTTTGCCCGCCGTCGTCAGTGTTCATGTTTCAGGAACACAGGTACAGCAGCAACGTTTACCAGAAGAGTTCAAATTTTTCTTTGGCCCGAATGCGCCAACCGGTAAAGAAAGCAACCGCCCATTCGAGGGGTTAGGTTCTGGCGTTATCATTAATGCCGAAAAAGGCTACGTACTAACGAATAATCACGTTATCAATAATGCGGATAAAATTCGTGTTCAGCTCAATGATGGCCGTGAATATGATGCGAAACTGCTTGGACGAGATGAACAAACCGATATCGCGTTATTGCAGTTAACCGATGCCAAAAATCTGACTGCGATTAAAATGGCCGACTCCGATAACCTGCGGGTGGGGGATTTTGCCGTTGCTGTTGGTAATCCATTTGGCTTGGGGCAAACAGCCACCTCCGGGATTATTTCAGCCTTGGGGCGGAGTGGCTTAAATCTGGAAGGATTGGAAAACTTTATCCAGACAGATGCCTCCATCAACCGGGGTAACTCTGGTGGTGCACTGGTTAACCTCAATGGCGAATTGATTGGGATTAACACCGCAATCTTGGCCCCAGGCGGCGGCAATATTGGTATAGGTTTTGCTATTCCAAGTAACATGGCACAGAGCCTCAGTCAGCAGTTGATTGAGTTTGGCGAAGTAAAACGCGGGCTGTTGGGGATTCGTGGCAGCGAAATGACCGCTGACATGGCAAAAGCCTTTAATATTGATGCTCAGCGTGGTGCTTTTGTCAGCGAAGTGTTGCCAAAATCAGCCGCTGCTAAAGCGGGTATCAAAGCCGGTGATGTGCTGGTTTCCGTGGAAGGTAAACCAATCAGTAGTTTTGCTGAGTTGCGCGCCAAAGTGGGTACCACAGGGCCAGGTAAAGCCATTAAAGTTGGCTTGCTGCGCGATGGGAAGCCGCTTGAAGTTACCGTAACACTGGAAAACAGCAGCCCGACATCAACCAGTGCAGAAACCTTATCAGCCTCATTGCAGGGCGCATCCCTGAGCAATGGCGAAATTAAAGGTGGCAGCAAGGGGATCAAAGTTGAGAGCGTGACCAAAGGCTCACCTGCTGCGCAATCTGGTTTACAGAAAGATGATGTAATTATTGCGGTAAACCGTGTCCGGGTTCAGGATATTACTCAGTTGCGTAAAGCTCTTGACGCAAAACCGGCGGTAATTGCACTGAATATTGTGCGTGGTGAAGAGAATATTTACCTGTTAATACGCTAA
- the rplM gene encoding 50S ribosomal protein L13, with amino-acid sequence MKTFTAKPETVKRDWYVVDASGKTLGRLATELASRLRGKHKAEYTPHVDTGDYIIVLNAEKVAVTGNKRTDKIYYRHTGHIGGIKQATFEEMIARSPERVIEIAVKGMLPKGPLGRAMYRKLKVYAGTEHNHAAQQPQVLDI; translated from the coding sequence ATGAAAACTTTCACAGCTAAACCAGAAACTGTAAAACGCGACTGGTATGTTGTTGACGCGAGCGGTAAGACCTTAGGTCGCCTCGCTACTGAACTGGCTAGTCGCTTACGCGGCAAGCATAAAGCGGAATACACCCCGCACGTTGATACTGGTGATTACATCATCGTTCTGAACGCAGAAAAAGTTGCCGTAACCGGTAACAAGCGTACAGACAAGATTTATTACCGTCACACCGGTCATATCGGTGGTATCAAGCAAGCGACCTTTGAAGAGATGATTGCCCGCAGTCCTGAGCGTGTGATTGAAATCGCGGTTAAAGGCATGCTGCCGAAGGGTCCGCTGGGTCGTGCAATGTATCGTAAACTGAAAGTTTACGCGGGTACTGAGCACAATCATGCGGCGCAGCAACCGCAAGTTCTGGACATTTAA